The Actinomadura sp. WMMB 499 genome includes a window with the following:
- the rplU gene encoding 50S ribosomal protein L21 produces MYAIVRAGGRQEKVAVDDVLTVDKLAGEVGSTVTFPAVLVVDGEQVVSSSADLARYEVTAEIVGAVKGPKINIMHYRNKTGYKRRMGHRQPYTEVKITGIRSGK; encoded by the coding sequence GTGTACGCGATTGTCCGCGCAGGCGGCAGGCAAGAGAAGGTCGCCGTTGACGACGTGCTGACCGTCGACAAGCTGGCCGGCGAGGTGGGCTCGACCGTCACGTTCCCGGCCGTGCTGGTCGTGGACGGCGAGCAGGTCGTCAGCTCCTCGGCCGACCTGGCCCGCTACGAGGTGACCGCCGAGATCGTCGGCGCGGTCAAGGGCCCCAAGATCAACATCATGCACTACCGGAACAAGACCGGGTACAAGCGGCGGATGGGTCACCGTCAGCCGTACACCGAGGTCAAGATCACCGGTATCCGGTCCGGGAAGTAG
- the obgE gene encoding GTPase ObgE, with protein MAAGAGSGAQFVDRVVLHVAAGAGGNGCASVHREKFKPLGGPDGANGGNGGDVVLVVDTNAASLLEYHRRPHRRAGNGRPGQGGHRTGANGGDVVLPVPDGTVVKEGGEVLADLVGEGTRFVIARGGRGGLGNAALATAKRKAPGFALLGEPGDERDVVLELKSVADVALVGFPSAGKSSLIAALSAAKPKIADYPFTTLVPNLGVVSAGDTTFTVADVPGLIEGASEGRGLGLEFLRHIERSSTLAHVLDCATPEPGRDPLSDFEVIERELRAYDRVLGDRPLSDRPRLVVLNKVDVPDARDLAELVRPEFEERGLRVFEVSAASHEGLRELSFALAAMVAEHRASLPPAEPTRIVIRPEPVGGGADFEVKPMGENTYLITGAKPVRWLRQTDFQNEEAVGYLADRLARLGVEDALAEAGAEAGATVMIGTVDDSVVFDWEPDIAAGEATAGPRGTDRRLDGR; from the coding sequence GTGGCCGCTGGTGCGGGATCGGGTGCGCAGTTCGTCGACCGGGTGGTGCTGCACGTCGCGGCGGGCGCGGGCGGGAACGGCTGCGCGTCGGTCCACCGGGAGAAGTTCAAGCCGCTCGGCGGTCCGGACGGGGCGAACGGCGGGAACGGCGGCGACGTCGTCCTCGTCGTCGACACCAACGCCGCGAGCCTCCTGGAGTACCACCGGCGCCCGCACCGCCGGGCGGGCAACGGCAGGCCGGGGCAGGGCGGGCACCGGACGGGCGCCAACGGCGGCGACGTGGTCCTGCCGGTCCCGGACGGCACCGTCGTCAAGGAGGGCGGGGAGGTGCTGGCCGACCTGGTCGGCGAGGGCACCCGGTTCGTGATCGCGCGCGGCGGCCGCGGCGGCCTGGGGAACGCGGCGCTGGCGACCGCCAAGCGCAAGGCGCCCGGGTTCGCGCTGCTCGGCGAGCCCGGCGACGAGCGCGACGTCGTCCTGGAGCTGAAGAGCGTCGCCGACGTCGCCCTGGTCGGGTTCCCCAGCGCCGGGAAGTCGTCGCTGATCGCCGCGCTGTCCGCCGCGAAGCCGAAGATCGCCGACTACCCGTTCACCACGCTCGTCCCGAACCTCGGGGTGGTGAGCGCGGGGGACACGACGTTCACCGTCGCCGACGTCCCCGGGCTGATCGAGGGCGCCAGCGAGGGCCGCGGCCTCGGCCTGGAGTTCCTCCGGCACATCGAGCGCTCCTCGACGCTCGCGCACGTCCTCGACTGCGCGACGCCCGAGCCGGGCCGCGACCCGCTCAGCGACTTCGAGGTCATCGAGCGCGAGCTGCGGGCGTACGACCGCGTCCTCGGCGACCGCCCGCTGTCGGACCGGCCGCGCCTGGTCGTGCTGAACAAGGTGGACGTCCCGGACGCGCGCGACCTCGCCGAGCTCGTCCGTCCCGAGTTCGAGGAGCGCGGGCTGCGGGTGTTCGAGGTGTCGGCGGCGTCGCACGAGGGGCTGCGGGAGCTGTCGTTCGCGCTGGCCGCGATGGTCGCCGAGCACCGTGCGAGCCTGCCCCCGGCCGAGCCGACCCGCATCGTGATCCGGCCCGAGCCGGTCGGCGGCGGCGCCGACTTCGAGGTGAAGCCGATGGGCGAGAACACGTACCTGATCACCGGGGCCAAGCCCGTCCGGTGGCTGCGGCAGACCGACTTCCAGAACGAGGAGGCCGTCGGGTACCTCGCCGACCGCCTCGCGCGCCTCGGCGTCGAGGACGCCCTGGCGGAGGCGGGCGCCGAGGCGGGCGCGACCGTCATGATCGGGACGGTCGACGACTCGGTCGTGTTCGACTGGGAGCCCGACATCGCCGCGGGCGAGGCCACCGCGGGGCCGCGCGGTACCGACCGCCGGCTCGACGGCCGCTGA
- the rpmA gene encoding 50S ribosomal protein L27: MAHKKGASSSRNGRDSNAKRLGVKRFGGQVVNAGEIIVRQRGTHFHPGPGVGRGGDDTLFALVAGAVEFRRYRGRNAVSIVPPAE, translated from the coding sequence ATGGCACACAAGAAGGGCGCATCGTCCAGCCGTAACGGTCGCGACTCCAATGCCAAGCGCCTCGGCGTGAAGCGGTTCGGCGGCCAGGTCGTCAACGCCGGCGAGATCATCGTCCGGCAGCGCGGCACTCACTTCCACCCCGGCCCCGGCGTCGGCCGCGGCGGCGACGACACGCTGTTCGCGCTGGTCGCGGGTGCGGTGGAGTTCCGGCGCTACCGCGGCCGCAACGCGGTCAGCATCGTCCCGCCGGCGGAGTAG
- the proB gene encoding glutamate 5-kinase, with translation MTERAEIAKARRIVVKAGSSSLTTARGTIDAARIDALVDVLAARRDAGAEIVFVSSGAIAAGLGPLGLTRRPADLATQQAAASVGQGALFARYTSSFARYGVTVGQVLLTADDMMRRSHHRNAQRTLAQLLALGVLPIVNENDTVATDEIRFGDNDRLAALVAHLTRADALVLLSDVDALYTGDPRRPGARRITDVRSPADLDGVELGGSGRVGTGGMITKVEAARIAGIPVVLTNAASAARAVAGDPVGTLFHPVDDRRRPTRHLWLAHATTGQGRIVLDPGAVDAIVGRGKSLLPAGVTGVEGDFAAGDPVDLCGADGRVVARGLANYDASEIPDLMGRSTRWLARELGPEYEREIIHRDHLVVLTDR, from the coding sequence GTGACCGAACGTGCGGAGATCGCGAAGGCCCGCCGGATCGTGGTCAAGGCGGGCTCGTCGTCGCTGACCACGGCGCGGGGGACGATCGACGCCGCCCGCATCGACGCGCTCGTCGACGTCCTCGCGGCGCGCCGGGACGCGGGCGCGGAGATCGTGTTCGTGTCGTCCGGGGCGATCGCGGCCGGGCTCGGTCCGCTCGGGCTGACCCGCCGCCCGGCCGACCTCGCGACGCAGCAGGCGGCGGCCAGCGTCGGGCAGGGCGCGCTGTTCGCCCGCTACACCTCCTCGTTCGCCCGGTACGGCGTCACGGTCGGGCAGGTGCTGCTCACCGCCGACGACATGATGCGCCGCTCCCACCACCGCAACGCGCAGCGCACGCTCGCGCAGCTCCTCGCCCTCGGGGTGCTCCCGATCGTCAACGAGAACGACACCGTCGCCACCGACGAGATCAGGTTCGGCGACAACGACCGGCTCGCCGCGCTCGTCGCCCACCTGACCCGCGCGGACGCGCTCGTCCTGCTGTCGGACGTGGACGCCCTGTACACCGGCGATCCGCGCCGTCCCGGCGCGCGCCGCATCACCGACGTCCGCTCCCCGGCGGACCTGGACGGCGTGGAGCTGGGCGGCTCGGGCCGCGTCGGCACCGGCGGCATGATCACCAAGGTGGAGGCGGCGCGGATCGCCGGGATCCCGGTGGTGCTGACGAACGCCGCGTCCGCCGCGCGGGCCGTCGCGGGCGACCCCGTCGGCACGCTGTTCCACCCGGTCGACGACCGCCGCCGCCCCACCCGGCACCTGTGGCTGGCGCACGCCACCACCGGCCAGGGCCGCATCGTGCTCGACCCGGGCGCCGTCGACGCGATCGTCGGGCGCGGCAAGTCGCTGCTGCCCGCCGGGGTCACCGGCGTCGAGGGCGACTTCGCCGCCGGCGATCCCGTCGACCTGTGCGGCGCGGACGGCCGGGTCGTCGCGCGCGGCCTGGCCAACTACGACGCGTCCGAGATCCCCGACCTGATGGGGCGCTCCACCCGCTGGCTGGCGCGGGAGCTGGGGCCGGAGTACGAACGCGAGATAATCCACCGCGACCATCTCGTGGTGCTGACCGATCGTTGA